A region of Propionispora hippei DSM 15287 DNA encodes the following proteins:
- a CDS encoding YitT family protein: MNRTLLNYLGIAVGAAITALGLNMFLIPNKIAAGGVSGLATVLHHLLGVPVGLTMIAFDVPLLLISLKVLGPRFGVNTLLGAVILALSIDVSAPYIPALTHDLLLSALYGGVISGLGLGIVFRSQGTTAGTDQIAAIINKLFSIPIGQALMMVDFFVIATAGIVFKSAELSLYALISLFVTSKIIDLIQEGPSSAKVFLIVTTIPETIADAILADLSRGVTLFSARGGYTKQAGEMVMCVVSTREVTQLKELVSQLDEKAFVIVADAHEVLGEGFSK, encoded by the coding sequence ATGAACAGAACGCTCTTAAACTATCTGGGGATTGCCGTGGGGGCGGCTATTACCGCCTTGGGGCTGAATATGTTTTTGATTCCCAACAAGATCGCGGCGGGAGGGGTCAGCGGGTTAGCCACTGTGCTGCATCATCTGCTGGGCGTGCCGGTCGGATTGACCATGATTGCCTTCGATGTGCCTTTACTGCTCATCAGCCTAAAGGTGCTGGGGCCGCGCTTTGGTGTGAACACCTTGCTGGGCGCTGTGATCCTGGCCTTGTCCATCGACGTTAGTGCGCCCTATATCCCGGCCTTGACCCATGACTTGCTGCTCAGCGCCTTATATGGCGGTGTTATCAGCGGTTTGGGGCTGGGGATTGTTTTTCGCTCGCAGGGGACAACGGCCGGGACCGATCAGATTGCGGCTATTATTAATAAACTTTTTTCTATTCCGATTGGTCAGGCCCTGATGATGGTAGATTTTTTCGTCATCGCTACCGCCGGCATTGTGTTTAAAAGTGCCGAACTGTCACTGTACGCTTTGATTTCCCTGTTTGTAACAAGCAAAATTATTGATCTGATTCAGGAAGGCCCTAGTTCCGCGAAGGTGTTCCTGATTGTGACGACCATACCGGAAACGATAGCCGACGCCATTTTGGCCGACTTGTCCCGCGGCGTCACATTGTTTTCGGCCCGTGGCGGCTATACCAAACAGGCCGGCGAAATGGTCATGTGCGTGGTCAGCACCCGGGAGGTTACACAGCTAAAGGAACTGGTGTCTCAACTCGATGAAAAAGCCTTTGTGATTGTAGCCGACGCCCATGAGGTGCTTGGCGAGGGATTTAGCAAATAA
- a CDS encoding site-2 protease family protein gives MRPWGTVVYVGRRMIRRMAVAAISLAAVVKFGSLTGMALSMLVSLVAYAAAFGLEFAAGFVLLLFVHEWGHLLASRIVGLRVSNPLFIPFIGAVISLKQRPQTAKMEANIAIGGPAAGTLSALVCLAIYFWTDSTLMLVMAYTACLLNLFNLIPCDPLDGGRIAAAISPFMWWLGSITVGSLFLYTQNFFLLLIFIVSLVRLWKSETAGYYYDMPAGQRFLVLLWYLGLLTVLGVMTLYIAGLLK, from the coding sequence GTGAGACCATGGGGTACGGTGGTATATGTCGGCCGCCGTATGATCCGGCGGATGGCGGTAGCTGCAATCAGCCTGGCGGCTGTCGTTAAATTTGGTTCGCTGACCGGGATGGCCCTTTCCATGCTGGTCTCGCTGGTTGCCTATGCGGCGGCCTTTGGCCTGGAATTTGCCGCGGGCTTTGTCCTATTGTTGTTTGTCCATGAATGGGGTCATTTACTGGCATCAAGAATAGTGGGACTCAGGGTATCCAATCCCTTGTTTATTCCCTTTATTGGCGCGGTCATCAGTTTGAAACAACGGCCGCAGACGGCTAAGATGGAAGCTAATATTGCAATTGGCGGGCCGGCGGCGGGAACGCTGAGCGCGCTCGTTTGTCTGGCCATTTACTTCTGGACTGACAGTACGCTTATGCTGGTGATGGCCTATACGGCTTGCCTGCTCAATTTGTTTAACCTGATTCCCTGTGATCCGTTGGATGGCGGGCGGATTGCTGCCGCCATTTCCCCCTTCATGTGGTGGCTTGGCAGCATCACTGTGGGCAGCTTGTTTCTTTATACCCAGAATTTTTTCCTGCTGCTCATCTTTATCGTATCCTTAGTCCGGCTTTGGAAAAGCGAAACGGCCGGTTATTATTATGACATGCCGGCAGGTCAACGCTTTCTGGTGCTGCTTTGGTATTTGGGGCTTTTGACGGTGTTGGGCGTGATGACGCTGTATATTGCCGGTCTGCTGAAATAA
- the ftsE gene encoding cell division ATP-binding protein FtsE has protein sequence MIQMNGVSKVYSNGSVALSDINVQIDKGEFVFVVGPSGAGKSTFIKLVFREELPTQGELVVNGRNVGDLEPPEVPYLRRSLGIVFQDYRLLPNRTAYENVAFAMQVVESSHREIQKRVPHVLDLVGLRQKARHYPTQMSGGEQQRIAIARAIVNNPVIVIADEPTGNLDPETSWEIMKIFDRINQNGTTIVMATHDKTVVDGMRKRVIAIEKSRIVRDEAKGVYGYED, from the coding sequence TTGATACAAATGAACGGCGTTTCCAAAGTGTACAGCAACGGTTCTGTCGCCCTCTCAGATATTAATGTACAGATTGATAAAGGCGAGTTCGTGTTTGTCGTCGGGCCCAGCGGGGCAGGCAAATCCACCTTTATCAAACTGGTTTTCCGGGAAGAGCTTCCCACCCAGGGCGAGCTGGTTGTCAACGGACGGAATGTCGGCGACCTGGAGCCGCCGGAAGTACCCTACTTACGGCGCAGCCTCGGCATTGTGTTCCAGGATTATCGCCTGCTGCCGAATCGGACTGCCTATGAGAATGTGGCCTTTGCCATGCAGGTGGTGGAGAGTTCTCACCGGGAAATTCAAAAACGGGTACCCCATGTGCTGGACCTTGTCGGTTTGCGGCAAAAGGCACGTCATTATCCGACGCAAATGTCGGGCGGTGAGCAGCAGCGCATTGCTATTGCCCGGGCAATAGTGAATAATCCCGTCATTGTGATTGCCGATGAACCCACGGGAAATCTCGATCCGGAGACATCCTGGGAAATTATGAAAATCTTTGACCGGATTAATCAGAACGGTACGACCATTGTGATGGCCACCCATGATAAAACGGTGGTCGACGGCATGCGCAAGCGGGTTATCGCCATTGAAAAGAGCCGTATTGTCCGTGATGAAGCCAAGGGGGTATACGGCTATGAAGATTAG
- the ftsX gene encoding permease-like cell division protein FtsX: MKIRTMEYFIREAFVSLRRNGLMSFASVSTVALSLLILGMFLVMVLNLSHMASALESQVEISVYLEDGLNDLEIRETGTRITKIPGVSQVLFVSKDEALERFKQRLGDQQGMLSALGDSNPLPNAFEVKVDKPEQVKPAAQAIAKLKGVENAKFGQEVVEQVFNLARMIRVLGVILIVFLALAALFIISNTIRITVFARRKEIGIMKYVGATDWFIRWPFLIEGMILGFGGALVAVLLLSQTYGALVSQIYQSLAFLPVIPQYPFINHISLFLLVVGAVIGALGSTISLKKFMKV, encoded by the coding sequence ATGAAGATTAGGACAATGGAGTATTTTATCCGTGAGGCTTTTGTCTCGCTGCGCCGGAACGGACTGATGAGTTTTGCCTCAGTCAGCACAGTGGCCTTGTCGTTGCTGATTCTGGGTATGTTTCTGGTCATGGTGCTCAATCTTAGCCATATGGCGTCCGCTCTGGAGTCACAGGTGGAAATATCCGTCTATCTGGAGGATGGCTTGAACGATCTGGAAATCAGGGAAACAGGGACACGCATCACGAAGATTCCGGGGGTTTCCCAGGTGCTGTTTGTCAGCAAGGATGAAGCGCTGGAACGGTTTAAACAGCGGCTGGGAGATCAGCAGGGTATGCTGAGCGCCCTGGGCGACAGCAATCCGCTGCCCAATGCGTTTGAGGTCAAGGTGGACAAGCCCGAGCAGGTGAAGCCGGCAGCCCAGGCCATTGCCAAGTTAAAGGGTGTGGAGAATGCCAAATTCGGTCAGGAAGTCGTCGAGCAGGTGTTTAATCTGGCGCGGATGATCCGGGTGCTGGGCGTCATTCTGATTGTTTTTTTGGCCCTGGCCGCCTTGTTTATTATCTCCAATACAATCAGGATCACCGTGTTTGCCCGGCGCAAGGAAATCGGCATTATGAAATATGTCGGTGCCACCGACTGGTTTATCCGCTGGCCGTTCTTAATTGAAGGAATGATTCTGGGCTTCGGCGGTGCTCTGGTAGCGGTACTGCTCCTCAGTCAAACCTACGGCGCCCTGGTATCGCAAATCTATCAGTCACTGGCGTTTTTGCCGGTCATTCCCCAATATCCGTTTATCAATCATATCAGCCTCTTCCTGCTGGTGGTGGGAGCGGTAATCGGGGCCT